In one Nicotiana tomentosiformis chromosome 6, ASM39032v3, whole genome shotgun sequence genomic region, the following are encoded:
- the LOC138894769 gene encoding uncharacterized mitochondrial protein AtMg00810-like: MVTVITIISIAAAKEWNLHRMDINNAFSQADLYEEDYMALPQGFRRHGERKLVNDAKKTLQSQFKVKDLGELIYFLGIEVLRSHKGILLNQRKYALDLISEVGLSGSKPALTPLELNQKPTIVEYNAYVGRLGDPELVDITTYKKLNEKLLYLTITQPDISFAVQTLSQFM, translated from the exons atggtaactgttatAACCATTATTAGCATTGCTGCAGCAAAAGAGTGGAACTTGCATCGAATGGATATCAATAATGCCTTCTCGCAAGCTGACTTATATGAGGAAGATTACATGGCCCTACCACAAGGTTTCCGTAGACATGGGGAGAGGAAA TTAGTCAATGATGCTAAGAAGACATTACAAAGTCAATTCAAGGTAAAGGATTTGGGAGAGTTGATATACTTCCTTGGTATTGAGGTCCTAAGATCACATAAAGGGATCCTACtgaatcaaagaaaatatgcaCTTGATTTGATCTCAGAAGTAGGTCTAAGTGGGTCTAAACCTGCTCTAACACCTCTAGAGTTGAATCAAAAACCTACCATAGTGGAATATAATGCTTATGTGGGGAGACTAGGAGATCCAGAATTAGTTGACATCACCACATATAAGAAGTTAAATGAGAAGCTTTTGTATTTAACAATCACACAACCTGATATTAGCTTTGCAGTGCAGACATTGAGTCAGTTCATGTGA